The following coding sequences are from one Streptomyces dengpaensis window:
- a CDS encoding HGxxPAAW family protein, producing MAGSNHGHTTAAWTGVIIAFIGFCVAGAFMVMANPLGFWAGMIVVVLGGVVGWAMRAAGLGQPKATGTQQVRETAGAQS from the coding sequence ATGGCGGGCAGCAACCACGGTCACACCACGGCCGCCTGGACCGGTGTCATCATCGCGTTCATCGGTTTCTGCGTTGCGGGTGCCTTCATGGTGATGGCCAACCCGCTGGGCTTCTGGGCCGGCATGATCGTCGTCGTTCTCGGCGGTGTCGTCGGCTGGGCCATGCGGGCGGCGGGCCTGGGACAGCCGAAGGCCACGGGCACGCAGCAGGTCCGCGAGACCGCGGGCGCCCAGAGCTGA
- the trpC gene encoding indole-3-glycerol phosphate synthase TrpC: MSVLDEIIDGVRADLAERQARVSLDELKERAAKARAAKDGVAALRGEGVKVICEVKRSSPSKGALAAIADPAALAADYEAGGAAVISVLTEQRRFGGSLADLEAVRARVDIPVLRKDFIVTSYQLWEARAYGADLALLIVAALDQPALESLIERAESIGLTPLVEVHNEDEVERAVEAGAKVIGVNARDLKTLKVDRTTFERVAPEIPDSIVKVAESGVRGPHDLIAYANAGADAVLVGESLVTGRDPKTAVSDLVAAGAHPALRHGRD, translated from the coding sequence GTGAGTGTGCTCGACGAGATCATCGACGGAGTCCGTGCCGACCTCGCGGAACGGCAGGCGCGCGTCAGCCTCGACGAGCTCAAGGAGCGCGCGGCGAAGGCTCGTGCCGCCAAGGACGGCGTGGCCGCCCTGCGCGGTGAGGGCGTCAAGGTCATCTGCGAGGTCAAGCGCTCCAGCCCGTCCAAGGGCGCGCTCGCCGCGATCGCCGACCCGGCCGCGCTCGCCGCGGACTACGAGGCGGGTGGCGCGGCCGTCATCTCCGTCCTCACCGAACAGCGCCGCTTCGGCGGCTCGCTCGCGGACCTGGAGGCCGTCCGCGCCCGCGTGGACATCCCGGTCCTGCGCAAGGACTTCATCGTGACGTCGTACCAGCTGTGGGAGGCCCGCGCGTACGGCGCCGACCTCGCGCTGCTGATCGTGGCCGCCCTGGACCAGCCCGCCCTCGAGTCCCTCATCGAGCGCGCCGAGTCCATCGGGCTCACGCCCCTCGTCGAGGTGCACAACGAGGACGAGGTCGAGCGCGCGGTGGAGGCCGGCGCGAAGGTGATCGGCGTGAACGCGCGCGACCTGAAGACACTCAAGGTCGACCGCACGACCTTCGAGCGGGTCGCCCCGGAGATCCCCGACAGCATCGTCAAGGTCGCCGAGTCCGGTGTCCGCGGGCCGCACGACCTCATCGCCTACGCCAACGCCGGCGCCGACGCGGTCCTGGTGGGCGAGTCGCTCGTCACCGGCCGCGACCCGAAGACGGCGGTTTCCGACCTCGTGGCGGCCGGGGCGCACCCCGCGCTGCGCCACGGACGGGACTGA
- a CDS encoding TIGR02234 family membrane protein, translating to MEDVTAVPHPRSQAAGPARSGRRSLAVALLCGALGAAVALLSTRQSWSEGTATVAGGDFPLTATGSDVTGVPAALAIVGLAALVAVFAVGRSGRLLVSALLALSGVGTVVAAVLGAGDSSALDEKAAAASGNTAATAEALSHTVWPYIAAAGGALILLAGLLALRYGRLWPAMSGRYERDGTPRPRKVKPVDPDRPEDLWKALDRGEDPTGPDTAGT from the coding sequence GTGGAGGATGTGACTGCTGTACCTCACCCGCGATCCCAAGCCGCCGGACCCGCCCGGTCCGGCCGCCGCAGCCTCGCCGTCGCCCTGCTCTGCGGTGCGCTCGGCGCGGCCGTGGCCCTGCTGTCCACCCGGCAGAGCTGGTCGGAGGGCACCGCCACGGTGGCCGGTGGAGACTTCCCGCTGACCGCCACGGGCAGCGACGTCACGGGCGTGCCCGCGGCGCTCGCCATAGTGGGCCTCGCCGCGCTCGTCGCCGTCTTCGCCGTAGGCCGCTCAGGCCGCCTCCTGGTCTCCGCGCTGCTCGCCCTCTCCGGCGTGGGCACGGTCGTCGCGGCCGTGCTGGGCGCCGGCGACAGCTCCGCGCTCGACGAGAAGGCCGCGGCGGCCTCCGGCAACACCGCCGCCACCGCCGAAGCGCTCAGCCACACCGTCTGGCCGTACATCGCGGCCGCCGGCGGGGCGTTGATCCTCCTCGCGGGCCTGCTCGCGCTGCGCTACGGCCGGCTGTGGCCCGCCATGTCGGGCCGCTACGAACGCGACGGGACGCCCCGGCCGCGCAAGGTCAAGCCGGTCGATCCGGACCGCCCCGAGGACCTCTGGAAGGCGCTCGACCGCGGCGAGGACCCGACGGGGCCGGATACCGCGGGGACCTGA
- a CDS encoding DUF2752 domain-containing protein yields the protein MRGVNAETQRAARAASARGASGAGGALRRLVVPGGVLAAVVGAFAYVGAVDPNQPGHYPVCPLLRFAGVYCPGCGGLRSAHAFVHGDFAAALTDNALAVAGYLVFAVVWTVWAVRSVRGRPLRLDLGPVHLWSVGAFVVVFTVVRNLPFGGWLHP from the coding sequence ATGCGTGGGGTGAACGCCGAAACCCAGAGGGCGGCGCGGGCCGCGAGCGCGCGCGGCGCGTCCGGTGCCGGTGGTGCGCTGCGGCGGCTCGTCGTCCCCGGTGGGGTGCTCGCGGCCGTCGTCGGCGCCTTCGCGTACGTCGGTGCCGTGGACCCAAACCAGCCCGGGCACTACCCCGTCTGCCCGCTGCTGCGCTTCGCAGGCGTGTACTGCCCCGGCTGCGGCGGCCTGCGCAGCGCGCACGCCTTCGTGCACGGGGACTTCGCGGCGGCGCTCACCGACAACGCCCTCGCTGTCGCGGGATACCTGGTCTTCGCGGTGGTGTGGACCGTCTGGGCAGTCCGTTCGGTGCGCGGACGGCCCCTGCGCCTGGATCTCGGGCCGGTCCACCTGTGGAGCGTGGGCGCGTTCGTGGTGGTCTTCACCGTTGTCCGGAACTTGCCCTTCGGTGGCTGGTTGCATCCTTGA
- a CDS encoding anthranilate synthase component I, with product MDLETFRKLATDRRVIPVSRKLLADGDTPVALYRKLAAERPGTFLLESAENGRSWSRYSFVGVRSAATLTERDGQAHWLGTPPVGVPVDGDPLAALRATLEALHTPHGEGLPPFTGGMVGYLGYDIVRRLEKIGPGERDDLKLPELTMLLTSDLAVMDHWEGSVQLIANAINHNDLDTGVDEAYADAVARLDAMEADLSRAVSQPPAALPPSELPEYTALWGGPDFQAAVEDVKERIRAGEAFQVVPSQRFETPCTASALDVYRVLRATNPSPYMYLFRFDGFDVVGSSPEALVKVEDGQAMVHPIAGTRPRGATVQEDQALADELIADPKERAEHLMLVDLGRNDLGRVCEPGSVEVVDFMSIERYSHVMHIVSTVTGRVAQGRTAFDVLTACFPAGTLSGAPKPRAMQIIDELEPSRRGLYGGCVGYLDFAGDSDTAIAIRTALLRDGTAYVQAGAGIVADSDPLAEDHECRNKAAAVLRAVHTANRLGR from the coding sequence ATGGACCTCGAGACGTTCCGCAAGCTCGCCACCGATCGCCGCGTGATCCCCGTCAGCCGCAAGCTTCTCGCGGACGGCGACACGCCGGTCGCGCTCTACCGCAAGCTCGCCGCCGAGCGTCCCGGCACCTTCCTCCTGGAATCCGCGGAGAACGGCCGCTCGTGGTCCCGCTACTCCTTCGTGGGCGTCCGCTCCGCCGCGACCCTCACCGAGCGGGACGGCCAGGCGCACTGGCTCGGCACCCCGCCCGTCGGCGTCCCCGTCGACGGGGACCCGCTCGCGGCCCTGCGCGCCACCCTAGAGGCGCTGCACACGCCCCACGGCGAGGGCCTGCCCCCGTTCACCGGCGGCATGGTCGGCTATCTCGGCTACGACATCGTGCGCCGCCTGGAGAAGATCGGACCCGGCGAGCGCGACGACCTCAAGCTGCCCGAGCTGACCATGCTGCTCACCAGCGACCTCGCGGTCATGGACCACTGGGAAGGCTCGGTCCAGCTGATCGCCAACGCGATCAACCACAACGACCTCGACACGGGCGTCGACGAGGCCTACGCGGATGCCGTCGCCCGCCTCGACGCCATGGAGGCCGACCTCTCACGCGCCGTCTCGCAGCCCCCGGCAGCGCTCCCGCCCTCCGAACTCCCCGAGTACACCGCGCTCTGGGGCGGCCCCGACTTCCAGGCCGCCGTCGAGGACGTCAAGGAGCGCATCCGGGCGGGCGAGGCCTTCCAGGTCGTCCCCTCCCAGCGCTTCGAAACGCCGTGCACCGCAAGTGCGTTGGACGTCTACCGCGTGCTCAGGGCGACTAATCCCTCGCCGTACATGTACCTCTTCCGCTTCGACGGCTTCGACGTCGTCGGCTCCTCCCCGGAGGCCCTGGTCAAGGTCGAGGACGGCCAGGCGATGGTGCACCCCATCGCCGGTACCCGGCCGCGCGGCGCCACCGTCCAGGAGGACCAGGCCCTCGCCGACGAGCTGATCGCCGACCCCAAGGAGCGCGCCGAGCACCTGATGCTCGTCGACCTGGGACGCAACGACCTCGGCCGGGTCTGCGAGCCCGGCTCCGTCGAGGTCGTCGACTTCATGTCCATCGAGCGGTACTCGCACGTGATGCACATCGTCTCGACGGTGACCGGGCGCGTCGCGCAAGGACGTACGGCCTTCGACGTGCTCACCGCCTGCTTCCCGGCCGGCACCCTCTCCGGTGCCCCCAAGCCGCGCGCGATGCAGATCATCGACGAACTGGAGCCGTCCAGAAGGGGGTTGTACGGCGGCTGCGTCGGCTACCTCGACTTCGCCGGTGACTCCGACACCGCCATCGCCATCCGCACCGCGCTGCTGCGCGACGGCACGGCGTACGTCCAGGCGGGCGCGGGCATCGTCGCCGACTCGGACCCGCTCGCCGAGGACCACGAGTGCCGCAACAAGGCGGCGGCGGTCCTGCGCGCAGTGCACACGGCGAACCGGCTTGGGCGGTAG
- the trpM gene encoding tryptophan biosynthesis modulator TrpM, with product MRSAVPLQVASAARDPYARLARGCRPRGCRAPARRVHGRRVRYVIGDEPGQVNGMRWPERVRALALSSPARLTLRVG from the coding sequence GTGCGGTCCGCCGTGCCGCTCCAGGTCGCCTCGGCGGCCCGGGACCCCTACGCCCGCCTCGCTCGCGGCTGCCGTCCGCGGGGGTGCCGCGCGCCCGCGCGGCGTGTGCACGGGCGCCGGGTTCGGTACGTCATCGGGGATGAGCCGGGACAGGTGAACGGCATGCGATGGCCCGAGCGCGTACGCGCGCTCGCTCTCTCTTCTCCGGCCCGGCTCACCCTGCGGGTGGGCTGA